A stretch of DNA from Lentisphaera araneosa HTCC2155:
GTGAAATGAGGCCTTACGAGCCGCTTCAATATCTTCTGAGTTTTCTGATGCTGGCAATTTAAAGAGTCCCATGGGGGCACAAGCAATTTTAATTTTATGCGATACTTCACGCATAGCGATGGCTGCTTTGCCATGAGCTAGTAGGGCATGGTGCCCGGCTTGTAAACATTCTTTTAAGGGGAGTTCTAAGCCTGGTGCATGAACTCCTGCCGAATGTCCCAAAAAGACAAAGCATTGGGGTTCATTGAGGGTGATCCACTTTTCGACGCGATCCGCAAATGCCTCCACACAAATTTTTGCGTAATTCGCAAAGTCTTCGGCAATATTACGATTGAGCCAACCGCCCTTCATAAAGAGAGTTTTTGGCAAATCCCAGTGGTAGAGAGTGATAATGGGTTCAATTCCAGCGGCGATTAATTTATCGATTAAATCGCTATAAAAATCCAATCCTGCATGGTTTACTTCACCTACTCCATTGGGTAAAATCCGTGGCCAGCTCAAAGAAAGACGATAAGCCTTGATGCCAAGGCTTTTCATCAAAGCAATATCTTCATCAATGCGATTGTAGTGATCACAGGCCTTCTTGCCATCATGACCTTCTTTGATGGCACCCTCTTTGCGACAAAACATATCCCAAATGGATTCGCCTTTGCCCGCCTCTTTATAGGCACCTTCAATTTGATAGGCTGCCGTGGCGGCTCCCCATAGAAAATCTTTTGAAAAACTCATCTTTAATCCTCTAATCTAAACTGCGCAGATGCCTCTGCTTTGCAATTCGGGCCCACCCAAAGATCAAAGAGACCTGAGTCAACTTGGTAATCGTTATTCCAGTTATAGTAACCGAGTTCATCACTGGGAAGGGAGATCTCCACAAGTCGACTCTCGCCTGCTTTTAGCAATAGCTTTTTGAAGGCTTTTAATTCTTTTACGGGACGAGCCGTTTGAGCTACTAAATCACGGATATAAAGTTGGACAGTTTCGAAGCAATCACGATCACTGAGGTTAGTTACAGTGATTTGCACTTGTAAGGACTGTGCTTTTTTTAGTGTGGGGTTTAAAACTTTTAAGTCTTTGTACTCAAGCTGTGAATAGGAAAGACCAAAGCCAAAGGGGTATAGCGCTTCGTTAGTTTCATCGATATAATTTGATTTATATGCTTCGGCAAACTGGGTGATGCCCTCTCCCAAAACGGGGCGTCCCGTATTGCGATGATTATAATTTAAGGGCACTTGGCCAACCGAACGAGGAAAGCTACATGTTAGACGACCACTGGGGTTAAATTCTCCAAGTAAAATCTCGGCAATAGCCTGCCCTGCATAAGTTCCCCCATGCCAAGCTAAAAGTATGGTATCGCATAAGGCTTCGGCTTCGGTCAAAATTAAAGGGCGACCACTCAAAACGACGGCAATCACTTCCACATCTAATGCCTTCAAGGCTTTGAGTAGTTCAATCTGCTCTTGAGGTATAGCTGGATGACTCCTGGAATGGGCTTCTCCACTCATAGAAGCTTGTTCGCCAATCACCACAATAACTTTTTCACATTGCTTGGCAATTTCGCTGGCTTTCTTCAAGTCTTTGCCATCGTTATAAATCACTGCGCTTTTCGCAAATCGCTGACTTAAAACCTGATGTATGGAATCAGTCTTTTCCGGTTCACCTAAAAAACTCCAAGTCCCTAAAAGACTTGCACTATCATCAGCTAATTCGCCTAAAAGAGCAATAGATTCGGGGTCGGATTTCATGGGCAAAAGTGATGATTCATTTTTAAGTAAAACAGCCGATTCCAGAGCTGTCTGTAGAGCTGTATTTCCCTCTTCTTTTACTCTTGTATGAACTTGATCTGCCATGAGTTCTTGCTTTAACTGTAAAATTCGCATGACTGAAGCATCGATTAATTTTTCATCGACACGACCTTCTTGAACTAAGTCTGCCAAGTGTAAACTGTAGGCATTGGACATCATATCCACGTCAATGCCTGCTTGAATTGCCAAGTACGCAGCCTCTTTCAAATCCTCGGCAACACCATGATCTAGCAACTCAAGAATGGCGTTATAGTCGCTGATAATCACTCCATCGAATTTCCATTCTTCGCGCAAAATCTTATAGAGCAAAGGATGAATGGAGGCCGGAATTCCATTGAGATCTTGGAAAGCCATCATAATTGTTTTGCAGCCCGCATTAATAGCTTCTTTAAAAGGTGGCAAGTAAACTTCTCGTAAAATGCGCTCCGATACTTGAGCACTATTGTAATCACGCCCTCCTTCTGCCGCCCCATAAGCAGCGAAGTGTTTCACGCAAGCTGCGATCGAACCCGACTCTTGAATACCTTCAACCCAGGCACGGGAAAATACTGTATTTAAATGTGTGTCTTCTCCTGCGGACTCCGCAATTCGTCCCCAACGCAAATCACGCGAGACATCTACCATGGGAGCAAAAATCCAATCTGTTGAATCCGCCGCAGACTCTTGAGCTGAATGATAGGCCACTTGTTTAATGAGCTCAGGATTCCAAGTCGATGAGCAAGCTAAGGGAATGGGATAGATCGTTTTATAACCATGAATGACATCTGTGCTCACAAGCAAGGGAATATCTGTATACTTTGCCGCAAGCTGTTTTTGCTGGATACTACGTTCGATATCTTCATCATTGATGATAATAACTGAACCCACATCAGAATTTTTGATTTTCTCTTCAATATCCGCATGACTGACGATGAGTTGGTTCATTTGCCCGATTTTTTCTCTCAGGCTCATTTGTGCTATTTTTTCTTGTAATTCGCATTCACTTTTTAGCAAAAAACTCATACTAGACCCTTTTTAGTAATTAAAGTATACTAGTATAGTAATAGTTAATTTAAGTAATTGCAAATAACTTAGGCATAAAAAAGGACCCTTCTTAAAGAAGAGTCCTTCGCTAAGTATAAAATACTGCGATATAAACCGTTTTATTCTAAGACAAAATCATTGATTTGAGGTTCACTTAGCTGTTCACCATAAATTTTTGTAAAGTACTCACTAAAACGAGTCGAGTACATATAAGTAAGACGATCAGTCCGAAAGGCTTGGTCGGTAATTTTCTGAGGTGGTATCAGCTTCAACACCACTTCTCCTTGACGTTTAACTTGGACATTCACTTGACCAATTCCCGAGGGGATTTTGGTACTTTGCAAACCTGCTTGTACCCTGGCCACAAAAGTCCCGTTGATGAAAATGTCTCCAGGCTTTTGCAAAATACTGACGACTTCGATATAATCCTCTAAAACCTCTGGTCCCATACTCTTTTTGGTATAAACTTTAATATTATACTTTGCTTGAACATCATGGGTATATTTTTTATAAAAAACTGAGAGTGATTCCTCTATTTTTCGGCCACTTTTCCGCCATTCATTGCGATAAAAATCCATCAGCACCATGGGGGCGAAATTGTGATTGAGCTCTGGAGCAATGTGATGCCCCTCAGGGAAGTCATTCCAAGTGGCCAAGCTGATCCACTGTAAGTCTTGCTCAATGGCAAAGTCAAAGAGCTTTCGGTACAAAGCCGAGAGTCCACAATTTTGGTAATGGCGTTCCAC
This window harbors:
- a CDS encoding GH1 family beta-glucosidase, which produces MSFSKDFLWGAATAAYQIEGAYKEAGKGESIWDMFCRKEGAIKEGHDGKKACDHYNRIDEDIALMKSLGIKAYRLSLSWPRILPNGVGEVNHAGLDFYSDLIDKLIAAGIEPIITLYHWDLPKTLFMKGGWLNRNIAEDFANYAKICVEAFADRVEKWITLNEPQCFVFLGHSAGVHAPGLELPLKECLQAGHHALLAHGKAAIAMREVSHKIKIACAPMGLFKLPASENSEDIEAARKASFHVDGDHGFWTSWWYDPIYLGHYPQQGWKEFGDNVPQVEEGDMEIISSEMDFLATNFYMGDEVKAEGDSWVLSPEDPSIAKTAFDWKVTPSLLYWGPRFLYERYGKEIMITENGFSQHDVIAEDGAVHDQNRILYTKQYLSHLQRAVEENVPVTGYMHWSLMDNFEWGEGYTQRFGLTYINYETGERTIKDSGYWYRDLIDSNGALLKEAELALV
- a CDS encoding glycoside hydrolase family 3 N-terminal domain-containing protein, which encodes MSFLLKSECELQEKIAQMSLREKIGQMNQLIVSHADIEEKIKNSDVGSVIIINDEDIERSIQQKQLAAKYTDIPLLVSTDVIHGYKTIYPIPLACSSTWNPELIKQVAYHSAQESAADSTDWIFAPMVDVSRDLRWGRIAESAGEDTHLNTVFSRAWVEGIQESGSIAACVKHFAAYGAAEGGRDYNSAQVSERILREVYLPPFKEAINAGCKTIMMAFQDLNGIPASIHPLLYKILREEWKFDGVIISDYNAILELLDHGVAEDLKEAAYLAIQAGIDVDMMSNAYSLHLADLVQEGRVDEKLIDASVMRILQLKQELMADQVHTRVKEEGNTALQTALESAVLLKNESSLLPMKSDPESIALLGELADDSASLLGTWSFLGEPEKTDSIHQVLSQRFAKSAVIYNDGKDLKKASEIAKQCEKVIVVIGEQASMSGEAHSRSHPAIPQEQIELLKALKALDVEVIAVVLSGRPLILTEAEALCDTILLAWHGGTYAGQAIAEILLGEFNPSGRLTCSFPRSVGQVPLNYNHRNTGRPVLGEGITQFAEAYKSNYIDETNEALYPFGFGLSYSQLEYKDLKVLNPTLKKAQSLQVQITVTNLSDRDCFETVQLYIRDLVAQTARPVKELKAFKKLLLKAGESRLVEISLPSDELGYYNWNNDYQVDSGLFDLWVGPNCKAEASAQFRLED